In the genome of Planctomyces sp. SH-PL62, the window GGGTCCGCTGGCAAGGGGAGGCTCCCGGGCGAGGCAGGTACCAGTTCCAGAGCCTCGACCTGGGGACCCGCTCGCCGTTCGGCATCGTCGAGCGTCGGGTGACGATCCCGCTGCCGGAGCAGCTCTACGTCTATCCCCGGATCGGCCGCCTCACCCGCCGCTGGTTCCAGCTCCAGCGCCAGACCAGCGAGAACCGGCTGGGGCGGCGGCACGACCGATCGGCCCAGCAGGAGGAGTACCACGGCCTCCGCGACTACCGCTCCGGCGACAGCCTGCGGTGGATCCACTGGCGGACCTCGGCCCGCCGCGGCGAACTCATGGTCAAGGAGTTCGAGCAGCAGAACGAGCAGGATCTGGCGATCCTGATCGACCCCTGGCTGCCGCGCACCAAGGTCTCCCCCCAGCAGCGCGAGGCGATGGAGCAGGCGATCTCGTTCGCGGCCACGGTCTGCCTGGAGACCTGCCGTCGCCAGGGCCGTCGGCTCGTCCTGGGCTGGACCGGGGCGACCCCCGGGGTGATCCAGGGGCCGGCCTCGGTCAAGCTGCTGCACGAGATGCTGGAGCAGCTCTCCCTGCTCCGTCCGATCAACGAGGGGGGCCTGGCCGAACTCTTCGACGCGCTTCCCCAGGCGACCCTGCGGGACGCGCTCCTGATCGTGGCCTCGACCCGGCCGGTCAACCTGATGGAGGAGGCCGAGCGCTCGACCCACCTGAGCTCCGGCTCGGCCCGGAACTTCGCCGGCCGGGTGATGGCGTTCAACGCCTCCCAGGGCGAGCTCGACGGCCTGATCCAACTGGCCGACGCCGACTCGCGGGGTCTGCTGGAGCAGCGGGTCTCCAACGCCGAGAGCGACCGCTACACCAGCCAGGAGGAACGCCGGCGCGGGATGTTCTCCGGTGACGTCGAGGACGAAGGGGTCATTATCGAAGAGACCGTCGCGCCCGATGAGCCCCCGGCCTGGCGGGAATGGAAGGGGGGGCGGTCGTGAACAGCTATCTCGTCTACCGCGCCAGCTTCTACGTCATGATGACGGTGGCCGCCACGGCCCTGAGCGTCGACGCCTCCGACGACCCCGTGAGCTGGCTGCTCCCCCCACTGGTGGGCGCGGCCGGGCTCGTCGCCTTCCTGACCGTGGACCGCAACCCGAACTGGGCGCTGCCCACCGGCCTGGCCTCGCTCCTGGGCCTGGGCTCCCTGGCGCTTCTCTACGTCGAGTATTCGATGGACGACAGCCAGGCCGTCCGCTGCCTGGGCCACTGGCTGGTCTCGCTCCAGCTCATCAAGTACTTCCTCCCCAAGTCGAGCGAGGACGATTGGGTCCTGTTCCTGGTCGGGCTGATGCAGGTGCTCATCGGCGCGGTCATCAACGTGGGCGATCAGGTGGGGGTATGGCTCTTCGTCTGGGCCGTGCTGGCCGTCTGGGTGCTCGGCCAGTTCTTCCTCCAGCGCGAGGCCCGGAGGTTCCTGGCGACGGCCCCGGCGCGGGCCCGCGTCCCCCTGGAGCCGCTGCCGGACGACCCCTACCGCAACCTGTTCGACGGGGCCTACTTCTCGGCCACGGTGCGGGTCCTGGCCCTGACGCTGGGCCTCGGTTTCTTCTTCTTCCTGGTCCTCCCCCGGCAGCAGGGGGTGACTCGGGCGCGGTTCGGGACGACGGCGACGAAGCACCTCACCGGCTTCGACGAGGAGGTCGCCCTGGGGCAGCTCGGCGAGATCCTCGAGAACGACTCCCCGGTGATGACGGTCGAGTTCTCGGACGAGGACCGGGCCCCGGTCCCTCCCCCCCCCGAGCCGCTCTGGCGGGGCGTGACCCTGAACAGCTATGAGAAGGGCCGCTGGCGACGCCAGAACTACCGCTCGATGCGGACCTTCCCGACCTACCGGGCGGGCCGCCGCAAGGTGATCCGCCAGGCCGTGAAGCTGGAAGCCAACGACTCCCCCACGCTCTTCGGCCTCCGCCCGTTCGTGGAGGTCTCCACCGGCCGGCGGCTGGCGCCGTCGCTCAACGCGGTCGACGGCACCGTCTTCCGCGCCGAGTCCCGCGGCGCCTACGACTACGAGGTCATCTCCGACGCCGATCCCGCCGCCATCCAGAACGGCGAGGAGACCCCCTCCGAGGATCGGCTCCGCAACGTCCTGCTGGCCTGCCCCGAGGACGTCGAGGAGGCCTTGAAGAAGGTCGCCGAGCCGATCGTGGCCGCGATCCCCGCCGCCGACGTCCGGGGGCGGGCCGGCGCCATCGAGGCCTATTTCCACGACTCCCGGATCTTCGCCTACACCCTGGAGATGGGTTCCGTCGACGGTGCGATCGACCCCGTCGTGGACTTCGTCCTGAACCGCAAGGAAGGACACTGCGAGTATTTCGCCAGCGCCATGGCGCTGATGCTCCGATCCGTCGGCATCCCCTCGCGACTGGTCAACGGCTTCAAGGGGGGGGACTGGAACGACTTCACCCAGTCGATGACCGTGCGGCAGAAGCACGCCCACAGCTGGGTCGAGGCCTACCTCGGCCGCACCGAGCAGGGCCAGCCGATCTGGGTCACGTTCGACCCCACCCCCGGCAACGAGCGCGACCGTTCGGTCGCGCAGGTGGGGGGCCTCGCCTCGAACTTCCGGAGCTTCACCGACCTCTTCCGCTACGTCTGGGTCTTCTACATCCTCGGCTACGACTCGAACCGCCAGACCAAGCTCATCTACAGCCCGGTGAAGCTGCTGGCCCAGCAGATCAACGCCGGCTACGCCATCCTCTGGAAATGGGCCTCCGAGACCTTCGTCGGCCTCTTCCAGTTCCGCAACCTCCAGTCGCTGATCAGCGTCAAGGGCTTCGTCGTCTCGTTCCTGCTCCTCACCCTCCTAGCGGTCGTCGTCAAGGGGGCGATCTGGCTGATCAAGCGGATCGCGGCCTGGTGGCGGGGGCCGTCCGACGACGGGCCCGGGGCGACCGCGGGCATTCTGTTCTACCGCCGACTGGCACACCTCCTGGCCGACTACGACCTGAGGCGGGCGCCGGCCGAGACCCAGGGCGAGTTCGCCCACCGCGCCTTCCGATTCCTGAACGGGCGGGGCGACGGCGGTCAGCAAGTCGCCGCGCTCCCCGAGAAGGTCGTGGAGGCGTTCTATCAGGTCCGCTTCGGAGACCGGGACCTGTCGCCGGAGACTCTCGCCGATCTCGAAAAGAGCCTCGACCAGCTGGAAGCTCGATTGGCCGAGCCGGCCGCCCCCTGAGCCGCCCTCGGCCGTCGCCCGCCGTGCGGGGAAGGCCTCGTCGGCCGGTCCTACCGCGAAGGGGTCCAAAGCAGGGCGCCCGCGCGGAGCGGCCCTCGGCGCGAGGCCAGCCCGCGGTTCGCCTGGAGCAGAATCTCCACGCCGCTCCGGTCGCCGTAGACCCGCAGGGCCACGTCTTCGAGCGTCTCTCCCGCGGCCGCCACGGTCGTCTCCGGCTCCCCGCGTGGGATCACGATCAGCTCCGAGGCCGGCGCCGTCTCGATCGCCACGGCCGCCGGAGGCTGCGGCGCCGGGGCGGGGGCGGCGGCGGCGGGCGAGGGGACGGTGACGGGCGGCGAGCGTCGCGGCGCCGGGGTCGTCGCAATCCTCGTCGACGTCTCGGCCGGGCGCCTCGGCGCGGGCCGTTCGGGAGGCGGCTCGGGCCTCGGTTCCGGTTCGGAAGTCGGCGGGGTCGGGGCCAGGGCTGGGGCCGCCTCCGCGACAGCGGCGACGACCGGCGCGGGGGGACTGGCGGGCGTGACGCTCGCGATCGGGGCGATCGGTTGCACCGGACGCGCGGTCGTCTCGGCGGGAGCCGGCGACGGTCCGGAGACGGAGGCGGAAGCCGGTTCCGGTTGGGGAATCGGGGGCGAGCCCGACGCGGCGGGTTCCGTCGATGCCGGAGCGGCGTCGGCGGCGGGCTCCGTAGTCGCAGGTGGCGGCGGCGGGGCTTCGGGATCGGCCTGGGGCTTCACCGACGACTCGGTTCGGCCGGGGGAGGACGTGGCGATCGTCGTGCTCCCCCCCGCGGGCTCGACGGGGCGGAGCACCACAGCGAAGAAGCAAACGATGAACACACTCAGCAGCATGCTGGGTAGGATCTGGCGGTTCATGGTGCGCGTCTCGAAGGGGGCGGGGGCGTCGTCGGAGGGACTGCGCCTCATCCTTATTCATTCAGGTCGACGGTTTCGCCCGCCGACTTGAATCATTTTTTCGGGGCGTTCCGGCGGCGCATCTCGGAGCCGATTGACGACTGATTAGGAGTGGGCGCCGAGCGAAACGCGCCGGTACGGCGCCGATTTCGCCGAACTCTCGGGGGGCCGCCGGCGAAAGGAAGGAGTCCTCGCAACATCCGCCGATCCGTCGAAGTCTCGTTTTCGAGAGGTTTTGGCGAATTCGTCGATTGTAGGGACGACCTTGTCCGAACCGGAGCCTAGAGCTACTATTGGCGCGACGGACAGGGCGCCTCCCGTTCACCTCCAGATCAGGTATTCAGGAACACATCCCTATGCCCCGACTTGCATTACGTCCGCTCTCGCTAGTCGCGATCCTGTTCCTGATGGCGGCGATCGTGGGTGCCCAGGCCCCGGTGCCGACCACGGAGGATCAGGAAATCGCCCGGACCGTGATCGAGCTGCTCGAACGCGGCCACATGGCCCGTCCCGTGATCGACGACGAGATCTCGGAGAAGTGGTGCGACAATTTCATCAAGGATCTGGACCCCCAGAAGTACTACTTCTTGAAGGCGGACGTCGAGGAGTTCAAGAAAAGCTCCAAGGATCTGGACGACCAGGTTCGCGAGGGGAACATCAACTTCGCCCGCACGGTCTTCGAGCGCTATCTCCAGCGCCAGGACGAGCGCTACAAGACGGTGACCGAGTTGCTCCAGAAGCCGATGGATTTCACGGTCGACGAGTTCCTGGCCGACGACCCCGACAAGATCGACTACGCGGTCGACAAGGCCGAGGCCGACGAGCGGTGGCGGAAGAAGCTCAAGTATGAGCAGCTCCAGCTCCGGATCGACGGCTCAATCGAGCCCGCCGAGGTCGTCCAGAAGCTGACCGTGCGCTACCGCGACCGCAACCGTCTGTTCCACCAGTTCGATTCCAGCGAGCTGCTGGAGGTCTACCTGTCGAGCCTGACGCGGACCTTCGACCCCCACTCGTCCTACCTGAGCGCCAAGAACCTGGAGGACATGCTCAACCAGCAGCTCCACCTGTCGCTGGAGGGGATCGGGGCGTCGCTGCGGTCCGAGGACGGTTATGCGGTCGTCGCCGAGGTCGTGCCCGGCATGGCCGCCGACAAGGACGGCCGGCTCCAGCCCGACGACAAGATCGTGGCCATCCGCAAGGATGAAGGCGGCGAGATCGACCTGGTGGAGAAGAAGCTGAGCGACGTCGTCCGCTACATCCGAGGGCCCCGCGGCACCACGGTCCACCTGATCGTCCAGCCGGCCGGCACCAAGGAGCGCAAGGAATACTCGATCGTCCGCGAGAAGGTCGAGCTGACCGAGCAGCACGCCAAGGGCAAGGTCCTGGATTCCGAGGTCGACGGCAAGGCGATCAAGCTGGGCGTCATCAACCTCCCCGCCTTCTACGGCGACACGATGGCCATCCTCCGCGGCGACCCGAACGCCGTGAGCGCCACGGCCGACTGCCGCAAGCTCCTGGGCGAGTTCAAGCAGGCCGGCGTCGACGCGGTGATCGTCGACCTCCGCGACAACGGCGGCGGGCTCCTGGAAGAGGCCAAGACCCTCTCCGGCCTGTTCATCGACACCGGCCCGGTCGTCCAGATCAAGGAAGTCGTCGGGGTCAAGCACCTGGACGACGACGACGACGGGACCGCCTGGGACGGCCCGCTCGCCGTCCTCATCAACAAGTCCAGCGCCAGCGCCTCGGAGATCTTCGCCGGCGTGATCCGCGACTACGGCCGC includes:
- a CDS encoding DUF58 domain-containing protein gives rise to the protein MSVEEKPRTPRPRRGAGRLARGLMQALVPTERTLVTREGFCYFAVMLVLLAAGMLQQINLILLVATTAVGPFIASWFGSRAMLRRLSVLRRSPGYIFAGDPLAVDYTLENGRRRMAALALFLEDQLVPGERGATGAISSPRVFFPRIAARDRGRVRWQGEAPGRGRYQFQSLDLGTRSPFGIVERRVTIPLPEQLYVYPRIGRLTRRWFQLQRQTSENRLGRRHDRSAQQEEYHGLRDYRSGDSLRWIHWRTSARRGELMVKEFEQQNEQDLAILIDPWLPRTKVSPQQREAMEQAISFAATVCLETCRRQGRRLVLGWTGATPGVIQGPASVKLLHEMLEQLSLLRPINEGGLAELFDALPQATLRDALLIVASTRPVNLMEEAERSTHLSSGSARNFAGRVMAFNASQGELDGLIQLADADSRGLLEQRVSNAESDRYTSQEERRRGMFSGDVEDEGVIIEETVAPDEPPAWREWKGGRS
- a CDS encoding DUF3488 and DUF4129 domain-containing transglutaminase family protein, producing MNSYLVYRASFYVMMTVAATALSVDASDDPVSWLLPPLVGAAGLVAFLTVDRNPNWALPTGLASLLGLGSLALLYVEYSMDDSQAVRCLGHWLVSLQLIKYFLPKSSEDDWVLFLVGLMQVLIGAVINVGDQVGVWLFVWAVLAVWVLGQFFLQREARRFLATAPARARVPLEPLPDDPYRNLFDGAYFSATVRVLALTLGLGFFFFLVLPRQQGVTRARFGTTATKHLTGFDEEVALGQLGEILENDSPVMTVEFSDEDRAPVPPPPEPLWRGVTLNSYEKGRWRRQNYRSMRTFPTYRAGRRKVIRQAVKLEANDSPTLFGLRPFVEVSTGRRLAPSLNAVDGTVFRAESRGAYDYEVISDADPAAIQNGEETPSEDRLRNVLLACPEDVEEALKKVAEPIVAAIPAADVRGRAGAIEAYFHDSRIFAYTLEMGSVDGAIDPVVDFVLNRKEGHCEYFASAMALMLRSVGIPSRLVNGFKGGDWNDFTQSMTVRQKHAHSWVEAYLGRTEQGQPIWVTFDPTPGNERDRSVAQVGGLASNFRSFTDLFRYVWVFYILGYDSNRQTKLIYSPVKLLAQQINAGYAILWKWASETFVGLFQFRNLQSLISVKGFVVSFLLLTLLAVVVKGAIWLIKRIAAWWRGPSDDGPGATAGILFYRRLAHLLADYDLRRAPAETQGEFAHRAFRFLNGRGDGGQQVAALPEKVVEAFYQVRFGDRDLSPETLADLEKSLDQLEARLAEPAAP
- a CDS encoding tail protein X translates to MRRSPSDDAPAPFETRTMNRQILPSMLLSVFIVCFFAVVLRPVEPAGGSTTIATSSPGRTESSVKPQADPEAPPPPPATTEPAADAAPASTEPAASGSPPIPQPEPASASVSGPSPAPAETTARPVQPIAPIASVTPASPPAPVVAAVAEAAPALAPTPPTSEPEPRPEPPPERPAPRRPAETSTRIATTPAPRRSPPVTVPSPAAAAPAPAPQPPAAVAIETAPASELIVIPRGEPETTVAAAGETLEDVALRVYGDRSGVEILLQANRGLASRRGPLRAGALLWTPSR
- a CDS encoding carboxy terminal-processing peptidase gives rise to the protein MPRLALRPLSLVAILFLMAAIVGAQAPVPTTEDQEIARTVIELLERGHMARPVIDDEISEKWCDNFIKDLDPQKYYFLKADVEEFKKSSKDLDDQVREGNINFARTVFERYLQRQDERYKTVTELLQKPMDFTVDEFLADDPDKIDYAVDKAEADERWRKKLKYEQLQLRIDGSIEPAEVVQKLTVRYRDRNRLFHQFDSSELLEVYLSSLTRTFDPHSSYLSAKNLEDMLNQQLHLSLEGIGASLRSEDGYAVVAEVVPGMAADKDGRLQPDDKIVAIRKDEGGEIDLVEKKLSDVVRYIRGPRGTTVHLIVQPAGTKERKEYSIVREKVELTEQHAKGKVLDSEVDGKAIKLGVINLPAFYGDTMAILRGDPNAVSATADCRKLLGEFKQAGVDAVIVDLRDNGGGLLEEAKTLSGLFIDTGPVVQIKEVVGVKHLDDDDDGTAWDGPLAVLINKSSASASEIFAGVIRDYGRGLIIGDSSTFGKGTVQSIVNIGEHARRRDRTKNRGALKLTIQQFFRANGDSTQINGVAPHIHIPSIRDYMDVGEGKMDNALKFEKVAPLAHDNYNRTPDDLVAALEARSAERRKADPKFQKLDERIKLYVERKAKHSIPLDEAKFKAVFVPDDEEKADDEKEKKDKKAKKKYIEREVWMSDFYNDEVLRIVGDYLTLGSKVLAAAPVRAAAVNE